A genomic window from Diospyros lotus cultivar Yz01 chromosome 2, ASM1463336v1, whole genome shotgun sequence includes:
- the LOC127794562 gene encoding putative 3,4-dihydroxy-2-butanone kinase, protein MAYQAKKLINDPNDVVTEFIEGLVETYPGLQYLDGFPSVKVVLRADVANTAYDKVAVISGGGSGHEPAHAGFVGEGMLTAAICGDVFASPPVDSILAGIRAVTGPMGCLLIVKNYTGDRLNFGLAAEQAKSEGYQVEMVIVSDDCALPPPRGIAGRRGLAGTILVHKVAGAAAASGLSLAEVAAEAKRASEMVGTMGVALSVCTLPGHVCPDRLGPGKMELGLGIHGEPGAAVADIQPVDNVVSHVLSQILSSENNYVPIKRGSRVVLMINGLGATPVMELMIAAGKAVPQLQLEHGIAVDRVYTGTFMTSLDMAGFSISIMKADKRILHHLDAATKAPYWPIGVDGDHPPAKIPVPILSSRSTKNEEALSRPEQLNQHGRVLEVAIEAAANAIIKLKDSLNEWDGKVGDGDCGSTMFRGATAILHDMKKHYPLNDAAETVNEIGTSIRRVMGGTSGIIHDILCKAAYGYLKENSSSVVTPVQWAGALEAGIGAVSKYGGARAGYRTLLDALIPASSVLKEKLHAGYDPVDAFVVSSEAAYEGAQSTKKMQAQAGRSTYVTASVLASVPDPGAMAAASWYRAAALAVKDKYHKQLGII, encoded by the exons ATGGCTTACCAGGCGAAGAAGCTCATCAACGATCCGAATG ACGTGGTGACTGAGTTCATTGAAGGACTTGTGGAAACTTATCCTGGATTGCAGTATTTGGATGGATTTCCATCG GTCAAGGTTGTGTTACGTGCTGATGTTGCCAATACCGCATATGACAAAGTCGCGGTTATATCAG GTGGTGGAAGTGGTCATGAGCCTGCTCATGCTGGGTTTGTAGGGGAAGGGATGCTGACTGCAGCTATATGTGGAGATGTTTTTGCCTCTCCACCTGTTGATTCAATTCTAGCT GGTATTCGAGCTGTAACTGGTCCCATGGGATGCCTTCTCATTGTCAAG AATTACACTGGTGATCGGTTAAATTTTGGTTTGGCTGCTGAGCAAGCAAAATCTGAAGGTTACCAAGTAGAG ATGGTGATTGTCAGTGATGACTGTGCTTTACCACCACCTAGAGGCATTGCTGGACGAAGAGGTTTGGCTGGGACTATTCTTGTTCATAAG GTTGCTGGAGCTGCTGCTGCCTCTGGTCTCTCCCTTGCTGAAGTTGCTGCTGAAGCAAAACGGGCATCTGAAATGGTTGGAACTATGGGTGTTGCACTGTCTGTTTGCACATTGCCTGGTCATGTTTGCCCAGATCGTTTAGGCCCAGGAAAGATGGAGCTTGGTCTTGGAATT CATGGGGAACCAGGGGCTGCTGTGGCTGACATTCAGCCTGTGGATAATGTGGTTTCTCACGTTCTTAGCCAAATACTGTCATCG GAAAATAACTATGTTCCAATCAAACGTGGGAGTAGAGTTGTGCTCATGATTAATGG ATTAGGTGCAACCCCTGTAATGGAACTGATGATTGCTGCTGGAAAAGCAGTTCCGCAGTTGCAGCTGGAACATGGAATTGCTGTTGATAGAGTGTATACAGGGACATTTATGACTTCCCTTGATATGGCAG GTTTTTCAATATCTATCATGAAGGCAGATAAACGAATTTTGCATCATTTGGATGCAGCAACTAAGGCTCCATACTGGCCTATTGGTGTTGATG GTGATCACCCTCCTGCCAAGATTCCTGTTCCAATTCTATCTTCCCGTTCAACAAAGAATGAAGAG GCATTGAGTCGACCAGAACAACTAAACCAACATGGTCGTGTTCTTGAGGTGGCCATTGAAGCAGCAGCAAATGCAATCATCAAGCTGAAGGACAGTTTGAATGAATGGGATGGCAAAGTAGGGGATGGTGACTGCGGGTCAACT ATGTTTAGAGGGGCAACAGCTATTCTCCATGACATGAAGAAGCA TTATCCCCTGAATGATGCTGCAGAAACAGTGAACGAGATTGGAACTTCTATTAGAAGAGTCATGGGGGGAACAAGTGGAATCAT ACATGATATATTGTGTAAGGCTGCATATGGTTACTTGAAGGAAAATAGCAGCTCAGTTGTTACACCAGTACAAT GGGCTGGTGCCCTTGAAGCTGGGATTGGTGCTGTCAGTAAATATGGAGGTGCTAGGGCTGGTTATCGCACATTGTTAGATGCCCTCATTCCAGCATCATCAGTTCTTAAAGAG AAGTTACATGCTGGGTACGATCCTGTGGATGCTTTTGTTGTCTCATCTGAAGCTGCATATGAAGGAGCTCAGTCAACAAAAAAGATGCAGGCTCAA GCTGGGCGTTCTACATATGTAACTGCGAGTGTTCTTGCATCAGTTCCAGACCCAGGCGCAATGGCTGCAGCTTCATGGTACAGAGCAGCTGCCTTAGCTGTGAAGGATAAGTACCATAAGCAATTGGGGATTATCTAG